Proteins encoded by one window of Filimonas effusa:
- a CDS encoding ISAon1 family transposase N-terminal region protein has translation MDQGYRQLMSLMLPAGVTEYFELMNVEKTEEGLIKIYLEEKNIAPYEYRSEKLHSKGFMPEVAVQDFPIRNQKVLLCITRRRWEVVKTGEIITRNWTAIRERARMTSEFGLFLKEVFG, from the coding sequence TTGGATCAGGGTTATCGTCAGTTGATGAGTTTAATGTTGCCAGCGGGAGTAACGGAGTATTTTGAATTAATGAATGTAGAAAAGACGGAGGAAGGCCTCATTAAAATCTACCTGGAAGAGAAAAATATAGCCCCTTATGAATACCGCTCTGAGAAACTCCATTCCAAAGGTTTTATGCCTGAAGTAGCTGTTCAGGACTTCCCCATCCGCAACCAGAAAGTTTTGCTATGTATAACCCGGCGTCGTTGGGAAGTAGTAAAAACCGGCGAAATCATCACCCGTAACTGGACCGCGATCCGGGAAAGAGCACGAATGACCTCAGAGTTCGGGCTTTTTTTAAAAGAAGTGTTTGGATAA